In Desulfopila inferna, a single window of DNA contains:
- a CDS encoding DNA/RNA helicase domain-containing protein, which translates to MLIYRDTTERFIEAVRENNLTNILEDNFKSSFGRAANISEINSWQNSLPRVRDLIELADLKNNYIAVEYEIPYNQNRIDCLLFGTGGNGDKNLILLELKQWSKVNALKDEGNFVETYVGGGDRVVPHPSQQAKGYHNYLLGFVEEFDKEPPMQLLSCAYCHNYSEDKDDGLFSPIYKAILEDYPVYTKDDTRKLADKIKSLLYNGDGFEVFNRFMQSPIRPTKKLLENVSKIVENKAVFSLLNEQLVAKNLIWSKVNKSKKSGKSSVVIVHGGPGTGKSLIALNILAEAAKKKMHVSYGCKSKPFTSGIQNLVGQAAQLLVTNLFRYTPSRVEEEQFDLLLIDEAHRIAKTSNFQFTRPEHRTDMPQVDQLVRCAKTSVFFIDDRQNVRSLEIGNSQIIRDAAERYNRRLFEVELNTQFRCMGSNDYLLWLESVLGYTDEKRILQESEVFDFKIFDSPDEIYKLIAEREQQKSNSARMVAGFCWPWSKQLDENGEFVKDIQIGDFAMPWETHGQITRVPKGYVKWFEWAYRTEGVKQVGCIYTAQGFEFDYIGVIIGDDLVYDPESDSLKADISATQDPTLRRGKQNFEIHVKNIYRTLMSRGMLGCYVYFTNKETEAYFRKHIE; encoded by the coding sequence ATGCTAATATATCGAGATACAACAGAGCGATTTATCGAAGCTGTTCGAGAAAATAACCTAACTAATATTTTAGAAGACAATTTTAAAAGTAGCTTTGGTCGAGCAGCAAATATCAGTGAAATAAATTCATGGCAAAACTCTCTTCCTCGAGTGAGAGACCTTATTGAACTAGCTGATCTTAAGAATAACTACATTGCTGTTGAATATGAAATTCCATATAATCAAAATCGAATTGATTGTCTTCTATTCGGTACAGGAGGAAATGGAGATAAAAATCTAATCCTACTTGAGCTGAAACAATGGTCTAAAGTAAACGCTTTAAAAGATGAAGGTAATTTTGTTGAAACCTATGTAGGAGGTGGGGACCGTGTTGTTCCGCATCCTTCGCAGCAGGCAAAAGGATATCATAATTATCTCTTGGGTTTTGTAGAAGAGTTTGACAAAGAACCTCCAATGCAACTTTTAAGTTGTGCCTACTGCCATAATTATTCGGAGGATAAAGATGATGGCCTTTTTTCCCCTATTTATAAAGCAATTCTCGAAGACTATCCAGTTTATACAAAGGATGATACTCGTAAGCTAGCCGACAAAATCAAGTCATTGCTCTATAATGGAGATGGTTTTGAGGTATTCAATCGGTTCATGCAAAGCCCAATTCGGCCGACCAAAAAACTTCTGGAAAACGTTTCGAAAATTGTTGAGAACAAGGCTGTTTTTTCCCTGCTTAATGAGCAACTCGTAGCTAAAAATCTGATCTGGTCTAAAGTCAATAAATCAAAAAAAAGTGGAAAGTCTTCTGTGGTTATTGTTCACGGAGGTCCAGGGACAGGAAAGTCTCTTATCGCGCTTAATATACTGGCAGAAGCAGCAAAAAAGAAGATGCATGTTTCATATGGTTGTAAGTCGAAACCATTTACCTCAGGTATCCAAAACCTCGTTGGCCAAGCCGCTCAATTGTTAGTAACTAATCTTTTCCGATACACTCCTTCACGAGTTGAGGAGGAACAATTTGACCTCCTTCTAATAGATGAAGCCCATCGTATCGCTAAGACCAGTAATTTCCAATTTACCAGGCCTGAACATCGCACCGATATGCCTCAGGTTGATCAACTTGTTCGGTGCGCAAAGACATCTGTTTTTTTTATTGATGATCGTCAGAATGTACGCTCTCTTGAAATAGGGAACTCTCAAATCATTAGAGATGCAGCAGAAAGATATAATCGCAGATTGTTCGAAGTAGAGCTTAATACTCAGTTTCGTTGTATGGGATCCAACGATTATTTACTTTGGCTGGAATCAGTTCTTGGATACACAGATGAGAAACGTATTCTCCAAGAAAGTGAGGTTTTTGATTTTAAAATCTTCGATTCACCGGATGAGATATACAAATTAATAGCGGAAAGAGAGCAGCAAAAATCTAATTCAGCCCGAATGGTTGCCGGCTTTTGTTGGCCTTGGAGTAAGCAACTAGATGAGAATGGAGAGTTCGTTAAAGACATTCAAATTGGCGATTTTGCAATGCCGTGGGAAACGCATGGTCAAATCACACGCGTGCCTAAAGGATATGTGAAATGGTTCGAGTGGGCCTATCGAACCGAAGGGGTGAAGCAGGTCGGATGTATTTATACTGCTCAAGGATTTGAGTTTGATTATATCGGCGTAATTATCGGTGATGACCTTGTTTATGATCCAGAGTCGGACTCGTTGAAAGCTGATATTTCAGCCACTCAAGACCCGACACTACGTCGAGGTAAGCAAAATTTTGAGATCCACGTGAAAAACATCTATCGCACTCTAATGTCTCGTGGAATGTTGGGGTGCTATGTTTATTTCACAAACAAGGAAACCGAAGCGTATTTTAGAAAACATATTGAATAG
- a CDS encoding KTSC domain-containing protein — MERISVESSNIESVGYDPDNAILQIAFLSGAVYEYFDVSEYIYDELMAADSKGKYANKNIYKHFNYQRIG, encoded by the coding sequence ATGGAACGAATATCTGTGGAGTCCTCTAATATAGAAAGTGTTGGTTATGATCCTGATAATGCGATTCTGCAAATTGCTTTTCTTAGTGGAGCTGTATATGAATATTTTGATGTATCTGAGTACATTTATGATGAATTGATGGCAGCTGACTCAAAGGGTAAATATGCAAATAAAAACATATATAAGCATTTTAATTATCAGAGGATTGGCTAA
- a CDS encoding SIR2 family protein has protein sequence MHNLTKELNEIRNQLSYSKRLGLFLGAGTSKSIGISDIAKLTKTVEKNLNKADGEVYEKLKLCFPDDSNGYETIEDYLNQLRLIRKITFEQANREFHEIDGEQAKELDIRICSEIYKIISAEEEMADPTVPLKFAAWLNWLSRDYPKEIFTTNYDLIFEKAFESLMIPYFDGFVGSYEPFFLPETIEKEATSETPPSSWIRLWKLHGSLSWFWKPDSEGNKDRIIRLGSNIKPKGLYDEIVIYPSREKYESSRKQPFISYFDRLKSFLNDGERLFIINGYSFSDDHINAQIFDSLRHNNRLHVMVFFYSDKSLEKLVKEGRIYPNLSVYGAKKAIINGIVGKWDEESVSELSKDFWDNTKKKLMLGDFKELIRFFLVCSGRKEKLEEEVS, from the coding sequence ATGCACAATCTTACTAAAGAGCTGAATGAGATTAGAAATCAGTTGTCATACTCAAAACGGTTAGGATTGTTTCTAGGTGCCGGCACATCAAAATCTATTGGCATTTCTGATATTGCCAAATTGACTAAAACAGTCGAAAAAAATTTGAATAAAGCTGATGGTGAGGTGTATGAAAAATTGAAACTTTGTTTTCCTGATGACAGTAATGGCTATGAAACAATAGAGGACTATCTCAACCAATTAAGATTAATACGAAAAATTACTTTTGAACAAGCAAATAGAGAATTTCATGAGATTGATGGAGAACAAGCTAAGGAACTAGATATTCGAATCTGTAGTGAAATATATAAAATCATATCAGCCGAAGAGGAGATGGCTGATCCGACAGTTCCACTGAAATTTGCGGCATGGCTGAATTGGTTGAGTAGAGATTATCCAAAAGAAATTTTCACAACGAATTATGATTTAATCTTTGAAAAAGCTTTTGAGAGTTTGATGATACCATATTTTGATGGATTTGTTGGCTCATATGAGCCATTTTTCTTACCAGAAACAATTGAAAAAGAAGCAACTTCTGAAACCCCGCCTTCTTCTTGGATTAGGCTCTGGAAACTTCACGGTTCTTTGAGCTGGTTTTGGAAACCTGATAGTGAAGGGAATAAAGATAGGATAATTAGACTTGGATCAAATATAAAACCAAAAGGTCTGTATGATGAAATTGTTATATATCCTTCTAGAGAAAAATACGAATCATCAAGAAAACAACCTTTTATATCATACTTTGACAGACTAAAGTCATTTCTAAACGATGGGGAGCGCCTTTTTATAATAAATGGGTACTCTTTTTCTGATGATCACATCAATGCTCAAATCTTTGACAGCCTACGCCATAATAACAGGCTTCATGTAATGGTATTTTTCTATTCTGATAAATCGTTAGAAAAGCTTGTTAAGGAAGGAAGAATCTATCCAAATTTAAGTGTATATGGAGCAAAGAAAGCAATCATAAATGGCATCGTTGGGAAATGGGATGAAGAGTCTGTAAGTGAATTAAGTAAAGATTTTTGGGACAATACAAAGAAGAAACTTATGCTTGGCGATTTTAAAGAATTAATTAGGTTTTTCCTTGTTTGCTCTGGGCGAAAAGAGAAACTTGAAGAGGAGGTTTCTTAA
- a CDS encoding MrcB family domain-containing protein: MSLNATLGLIFEEYFEASQKPLSRNALAEFIRSDFPATIRSIIGKNNRYLLQGSPGQGNWARVPWAAIFDRFITGTAQEGYYIVYLFREDLAGVHLSLNQGVTSIRQEYGADAKHALKVRANDFLARLGKAANGLEQGPINLACSSSSSLGAFYEVGSICSVYYTKNNLPADEVLNRDLKRFVDLYFSLVSNESRLFKQTDAEVDEKELQVEDLRILREHKRIDRNQKLSQRAKKKHGYICKACGFDFQRVYGNIGKEFIEAHHLVPLSELKGQRIALDPEADFTVLCCNCHSMIHKSNFVSDVKAFQENHLKTKVTFD, translated from the coding sequence ATGAGCTTAAATGCAACACTAGGGTTGATATTTGAAGAATATTTTGAGGCTTCTCAGAAACCTTTAAGTAGGAATGCTTTAGCTGAGTTCATCAGAAGTGATTTTCCAGCCACCATCAGATCTATCATTGGGAAGAACAATAGATACTTATTGCAAGGTAGCCCCGGCCAAGGAAACTGGGCTCGAGTACCGTGGGCAGCAATTTTTGATCGTTTCATCACGGGAACCGCTCAAGAAGGTTATTACATCGTTTACCTCTTCCGTGAAGATCTTGCTGGTGTGCACCTCTCTCTTAACCAAGGTGTTACTTCAATCCGTCAAGAATATGGGGCTGATGCTAAACATGCATTAAAAGTTCGAGCCAATGATTTTCTTGCTAGATTGGGCAAAGCTGCTAATGGCTTAGAGCAAGGACCAATTAATTTGGCTTGTTCTTCATCATCCAGCCTTGGCGCTTTTTACGAGGTGGGATCAATCTGCTCAGTCTATTATACAAAGAATAATTTACCGGCAGACGAAGTACTCAATAGGGATCTTAAGAGATTTGTCGATCTATACTTTAGCCTCGTATCAAATGAGAGTAGGCTATTTAAACAAACGGATGCAGAGGTAGACGAGAAAGAGTTGCAGGTTGAAGATCTACGTATCCTCAGAGAGCACAAACGTATTGATAGAAATCAAAAACTATCACAGCGTGCAAAAAAAAAGCATGGATATATTTGCAAGGCATGTGGTTTTGACTTTCAAAGAGTTTATGGCAATATCGGTAAAGAATTCATCGAAGCTCATCACTTAGTTCCACTTTCTGAACTAAAAGGCCAGAGAATTGCCTTAGACCCGGAGGCTGATTTTACCGTTCTTTGTTGTAACTGTCATAGTATGATCCATAAGAGTAATTTTGTAAGTGACGTGAAGGCATTCCAAGAAAACCACCTTAAAACCAAAGTAACGTTTGATTAG
- a CDS encoding ATP-binding protein, with protein MKKDITYLGRVINVSSSTVEVEIDKEIPSAAPIINGRVYKLGQIGTFVKFPIGNLTLFGIVTSVTNIPSTVDIDGYEPDIGSRFLQLQLVGERLGDTGFQKGIGTFPTINDEVHIVVEDDLKTIYGNKQDGLIEIGKHSASDNLSVFLDLHHLVLRHSAILGSTGSGKSNTTAKILSNILNSYPGSRIVLIDPHGEYSSAFKGKVKVFKINGSSNPLYIPFWAMNFDELSFFLVGRQQGAERPEDKRLREEIVKLKKDSANKLKAGAVETKYITEDSPIPFDIRKMWYTFNREIYATYSSNSDHQASTECLTREGDAKTLTPAIFEPYSSTNTAPFKSKQQTMFAYEKKLFSRLKDTNYDFMFNPGPYYSASTDKDIDHLLREWIDHNNRLTILDLNEVPFELTDITVGLITRFLFDSMYWGRNESYTGRNRPLLMVYEEAHSYLPKTETSPNIYGYARKAVEKLFKEGRKFGIGAMVITQRPSEISQTILAQVGTFIALRLTNSSDKSTVQSAAPNNMTTLMDLLPSLRIGESIIVGESINIPSRVKIELMEPRPSSNDPDLVNSWTKEFKANKKNYTKVVKALREKKHIK; from the coding sequence ATGAAAAAAGATATCACATATTTAGGTAGAGTGATAAATGTTAGTAGCTCGACAGTGGAAGTTGAGATTGATAAAGAAATACCTTCAGCTGCACCAATCATCAATGGAAGGGTCTATAAACTTGGACAAATAGGAACTTTTGTAAAGTTTCCTATTGGGAATTTAACCTTATTTGGCATTGTTACTTCGGTAACCAATATACCAAGTACAGTTGACATTGACGGCTATGAGCCTGATATAGGCTCAAGATTCTTACAACTCCAATTAGTTGGGGAACGGTTGGGTGATACAGGGTTCCAGAAAGGTATCGGTACTTTTCCAACCATTAACGATGAAGTTCATATTGTTGTGGAGGATGATTTAAAAACGATATACGGAAACAAACAAGATGGGTTGATTGAAATCGGTAAACACTCAGCCTCAGATAATTTATCAGTATTTCTAGATTTGCATCATTTAGTTCTACGCCATAGTGCTATTCTAGGGTCGACAGGTAGCGGCAAATCAAACACGACTGCTAAAATTCTTTCAAATATTTTAAACTCATACCCTGGCTCAAGGATAGTATTAATTGATCCACATGGAGAATATTCTTCTGCTTTTAAAGGAAAGGTAAAAGTTTTTAAAATCAATGGAAGCTCCAATCCATTATATATTCCATTTTGGGCGATGAATTTTGATGAGCTGTCGTTTTTTTTGGTGGGTAGGCAACAAGGTGCAGAGAGACCTGAGGATAAAAGGCTAAGGGAAGAAATTGTAAAACTGAAAAAAGATAGTGCAAATAAGTTAAAAGCAGGAGCTGTTGAGACAAAATATATTACTGAAGACTCGCCGATTCCATTTGACATAAGGAAAATGTGGTACACATTTAATCGAGAAATTTACGCTACTTACAGTAGTAATTCTGATCACCAAGCATCAACTGAATGCCTCACTAGGGAAGGAGACGCTAAGACCCTAACTCCTGCTATTTTTGAACCTTATAGTTCTACAAACACAGCACCCTTTAAATCAAAACAACAAACCATGTTTGCTTATGAAAAAAAACTCTTCTCAAGATTGAAAGATACAAATTATGATTTCATGTTCAATCCTGGTCCATATTACTCAGCTTCAACTGATAAAGATATAGATCATCTGCTTAGGGAGTGGATAGATCATAACAATCGACTAACGATACTTGATTTAAATGAAGTTCCTTTTGAACTGACTGATATTACCGTTGGTTTGATAACTAGATTTTTATTTGACTCAATGTACTGGGGAAGAAACGAAAGCTACACTGGAAGGAATAGACCATTGCTTATGGTATATGAAGAGGCCCATTCATATCTTCCAAAAACAGAAACTTCTCCCAATATTTACGGTTATGCGAGAAAAGCTGTTGAAAAATTATTTAAAGAGGGAAGAAAATTTGGAATTGGTGCTATGGTTATCACTCAAAGACCATCAGAAATTTCCCAAACTATTTTAGCTCAAGTAGGTACATTTATAGCCTTACGGTTAACTAATAGTAGTGATAAATCTACTGTACAGTCAGCTGCTCCCAATAATATGACTACGTTGATGGATCTTCTACCGTCCCTTCGAATTGGAGAGTCAATCATCGTAGGCGAGTCGATCAATATCCCTTCAAGAGTTAAGATTGAATTAATGGAACCTCGCCCAAGTAGCAACGACCCAGATCTAGTAAATAGTTGGACAAAGGAATTTAAAGCCAATAAAAAAAATTATACAAAAGTTGTGAAAGCTCTAAGAGAGAAAAAACATATAAAATGA
- a CDS encoding HEPN domain-containing protein, giving the protein MEILKFTIASKTQFESDQFLRCLWSQFRSNFDNYGWNYWGVRSKNVVDLGMLSLGLKHPVHIQYDYEYKGRINNLYINVNKEDISGEISKLISKCVSKSIKSESHVKGGFFSTKIETYYEIQCYDGSNFRLEKTEYGANLTLGTFYFDEIDCKQEFAIKTTEIKKLLSLAFNLPIFSGANPPEKIKVEENLFTEELKTIDTFLKTYDSTSEIYNKTLEAISLYQNGLKIIYNNRKIRVAHPSDITENYIKTYIPASHQELLDVHQKINIDIELAIVSLISALEVAASIQDTESKICPTCNQQVYKIAQKVKSFSKEFGNEGIEYNIKNAYSIRSQIVHAGILLERNEALQNVVNPRIDLSQNGKLLNLAHSLPELLLDDVRLLLLNYIKYISKEGVEH; this is encoded by the coding sequence ATGGAAATTTTAAAGTTTACTATCGCTTCTAAAACGCAATTTGAATCTGATCAATTTTTGAGATGCCTTTGGAGTCAATTTAGGTCAAATTTTGACAATTATGGTTGGAATTATTGGGGTGTAAGGAGCAAAAATGTCGTTGATCTGGGAATGCTAAGTTTGGGATTAAAACACCCAGTACATATTCAATACGATTATGAATACAAAGGAAGAATTAATAACCTTTATATAAACGTGAATAAGGAAGATATATCAGGAGAAATTTCTAAACTTATTAGTAAATGCGTTTCAAAATCAATAAAAAGTGAATCTCATGTGAAAGGCGGTTTTTTTAGTACCAAAATAGAAACATATTATGAAATACAATGCTACGATGGCTCTAATTTTAGACTAGAAAAAACTGAGTATGGAGCGAATTTAACACTTGGTACATTTTACTTTGACGAGATAGATTGCAAACAAGAATTTGCCATCAAAACCACTGAAATTAAAAAGTTATTATCTCTAGCATTCAATCTTCCTATCTTTAGTGGAGCAAATCCACCAGAAAAAATAAAGGTAGAAGAAAATCTATTTACAGAAGAACTCAAGACCATAGACACATTTCTAAAAACTTATGATTCAACATCAGAAATCTACAATAAAACCCTTGAAGCAATATCATTATACCAGAATGGCCTTAAAATTATTTATAACAATAGGAAAATAAGAGTTGCTCACCCATCTGATATTACGGAGAATTACATAAAGACTTACATTCCAGCTAGCCATCAAGAACTACTTGATGTTCATCAAAAAATTAACATTGATATTGAGCTTGCTATTGTCTCATTAATCAGTGCCCTTGAGGTTGCTGCAAGTATACAAGATACTGAATCGAAAATTTGTCCAACCTGTAATCAGCAAGTTTACAAAATTGCTCAGAAAGTAAAATCTTTTTCTAAAGAATTTGGCAACGAAGGTATTGAATATAATATTAAAAATGCATACAGCATACGGTCACAAATCGTTCACGCTGGAATTTTATTAGAGAGAAACGAAGCTCTTCAAAATGTTGTTAACCCTCGCATAGATTTATCACAAAATGGTAAATTATTGAACTTGGCTCATTCATTACCAGAGTTATTACTAGATGATGTTCGTCTGCTGTTATTAAATTATATAAAATATATAAGTAAGGAAGGCGTCGAACATTAG
- a CDS encoding nucleotide pyrophosphohydrolase, whose product MNEIKELTEEIVKFRDARDWEQFHNSKDLSIAINNEASELLDLFLWKDNEEFNADKMKEELADILIFSLLLAHKNKLDVKQIILDKVAKNGEKYPVEKAKGTAKKYTEL is encoded by the coding sequence ATGAATGAGATTAAAGAATTAACAGAAGAGATTGTGAAATTTAGAGATGCCCGTGATTGGGAACAGTTTCATAATTCAAAAGATCTTTCAATTGCAATTAACAACGAGGCTTCGGAGCTGCTAGACCTTTTTCTTTGGAAGGACAATGAAGAGTTTAATGCTGATAAAATGAAAGAAGAGCTAGCTGATATCTTAATCTTTTCACTCTTACTTGCCCACAAAAACAAACTAGATGTGAAACAAATCATTTTAGATAAAGTAGCTAAGAATGGTGAAAAATACCCAGTTGAAAAGGCCAAAGGAACAGCAAAAAAATACACTGAATTGTAA
- a CDS encoding mechanosensitive ion channel domain-containing protein, with protein MIVELTDTARPREQAEGKGASTPYGVIVGWLHLFDSDDKELVETRGEALVRSVSRLPEYLGNVFLRFGNTTGFLSAFFNVMYIMLIFVAGYFAVLFFRKLTPSFHEQSEGGEIPKLGSYMRFGAGLLRMVTGMADLAVFAVIVFLLFYLTPLTELDGSRYLFLAVLLTILTIRIGLLISHLVCSPSVAALRLLDISDETARTVHRTMLFVLGYVVVSFSCIAVVSELGMPAEGVTVIVITLGSLLLLFTAIILIANRRRIADYIISAETIDTGGNWLVRQFARLWHIPALLYLLTVWVIFLHHQIMAIQLERQAFLLSLLVFPLFLVLDRISHWVVATIVRILKIYHDPKEGERRVSSEEPSAEEKERLLIVKIFRGVRVAIVFALFGWFLLMWGYPLPYVSTVTEVVFRSLVTLALALLAWRFIAGYIEKKLLEEEPHESTEEDQDSEWGSPVSRGRASTLLPMVRKFIGTVLVIMVILTILSTRGVEIGPLLAGAGVVGLAIGFGAQKLVSDVFSGFFFLIDDAEVGV; from the coding sequence TTGATTGTCGAGCTGACCGACACGGCGAGGCCCCGGGAGCAGGCCGAGGGAAAAGGGGCATCGACACCCTACGGCGTGATCGTAGGGTGGCTGCATCTTTTCGATTCAGACGATAAGGAGCTGGTGGAAACCAGGGGCGAGGCACTTGTACGTTCTGTATCCCGCCTGCCTGAGTATCTCGGCAACGTCTTTCTCCGCTTTGGCAATACAACAGGTTTTCTCTCCGCATTTTTCAATGTCATGTATATCATGCTGATTTTCGTGGCGGGATATTTCGCCGTGCTGTTCTTCAGAAAGTTGACTCCGAGTTTTCACGAGCAATCAGAGGGGGGCGAAATACCGAAGCTTGGCAGCTATATGCGGTTCGGGGCAGGGCTCCTCCGAATGGTTACGGGAATGGCCGATCTGGCAGTTTTTGCAGTTATCGTCTTTCTGCTCTTTTATCTCACCCCCCTAACGGAGCTCGACGGCAGCCGCTATCTATTTCTGGCAGTACTGTTGACAATTCTGACCATACGAATCGGGTTGCTCATTTCTCATCTTGTCTGTTCACCATCTGTTGCAGCCCTGCGGCTCCTAGATATAAGCGATGAAACAGCCAGGACTGTCCACAGGACCATGCTTTTTGTTTTGGGATATGTCGTTGTGAGTTTCAGCTGTATAGCAGTGGTCTCCGAACTGGGCATGCCTGCAGAGGGAGTGACTGTGATCGTTATCACCCTGGGCTCGCTGCTTCTGCTTTTTACTGCGATAATACTTATTGCCAACCGCCGGAGGATTGCCGACTATATCATCTCTGCGGAGACGATCGACACTGGGGGCAACTGGCTTGTTCGCCAATTCGCCAGGCTCTGGCATATTCCGGCACTTCTCTACCTCCTTACCGTCTGGGTCATATTTCTTCATCACCAGATCATGGCGATACAGCTGGAAAGACAGGCCTTCCTGCTCAGTCTGCTGGTATTCCCCCTCTTTCTGGTCCTTGACCGCATCAGCCATTGGGTGGTGGCAACGATTGTCAGGATTTTGAAAATTTATCACGACCCGAAAGAAGGGGAGAGGCGCGTATCCTCTGAGGAGCCGAGTGCGGAGGAAAAGGAGCGATTGCTGATTGTCAAAATCTTCAGAGGGGTGAGGGTGGCTATTGTTTTTGCGCTGTTCGGCTGGTTTCTGCTTATGTGGGGATATCCGTTGCCATATGTTTCCACGGTTACGGAGGTTGTCTTCCGTTCGCTGGTGACCCTTGCCCTTGCCCTGCTCGCCTGGCGTTTCATCGCAGGATATATAGAGAAAAAACTGCTCGAGGAGGAACCCCATGAGTCGACAGAGGAGGACCAGGATAGCGAATGGGGCAGCCCGGTATCCCGAGGAAGGGCCTCTACCCTGCTGCCGATGGTACGTAAATTCATCGGCACTGTTCTGGTAATCATGGTGATCTTGACGATTCTTTCCACCAGGGGTGTTGAAATCGGACCGCTGCTGGCGGGAGCAGGAGTCGTTGGACTGGCCATCGGCTTCGGGGCACAGAAACTTGTCAGCGATGTATTTTCCGGCTTTTTCTTCCTTATAGACGATGCGGAGGTCGGAGTCTAA
- a CDS encoding NUDIX domain-containing protein yields MMRVVMGLLFDNEGKILIAKRNREKMYGGLWEFPGGKIKAEEEIGDALTREIFEELRASIKILKIYPSYIFKNSEIQAEFIPVIGRIHNDEIVLREHEECKFITMDEIIYFKFAPPDYDAVQLLKTL; encoded by the coding sequence ATGATGAGAGTAGTAATGGGACTTCTTTTTGATAATGAAGGAAAAATCCTCATCGCAAAGCGTAATAGGGAAAAAATGTATGGTGGATTATGGGAATTTCCAGGAGGGAAAATCAAAGCTGAAGAAGAAATCGGAGATGCACTTACCCGGGAAATTTTTGAAGAGCTTAGAGCTTCAATCAAAATTCTTAAAATTTATCCCAGTTACATTTTCAAAAATAGTGAGATTCAAGCAGAATTTATCCCTGTGATAGGACGAATTCACAATGACGAAATTGTTCTGCGTGAACATGAAGAATGTAAATTTATAACCATGGATGAAATTATTTATTTTAAATTTGCTCCACCTGATTATGATGCAGTCCAGTTGCTAAAAACACTCTAA